One window from the genome of Pseudomonas fluorescens encodes:
- a CDS encoding bifunctional cobalt-precorrin-7 (C(5))-methyltransferase/cobalt-precorrin-6B (C(15))-methyltransferase has protein sequence MTPWLTVVGIGEDGFKGLGRTARHALLRASRIVGSARQLALLPPCIGGERELWPSPFSLEPLLARRGEAVCVLASGDPMFYGVGASLAKQIPGGQMLVIPAPSSCSLAAARMGWPLQDVMTLSLVARPLAVLNAHLSTGVRLLLLSNDRHGPAAVATLLRERGFGPSAMTVLEHLGGAAERRIDGSAAQWSDGTVADLNLIAVECRAEPSTPRLSRLAGLPDSAFEHDGQLTKRDVRAITLARLAPTPGELLWDVGAGSGSIGIEWMRTHPSCRALAIEADAGRQGLIERNRDTLGVPGLQLIRGSAPQALDNLERPDAVFIGGGVTREGVLDACWAQLKPGGRLVANAVTLQSEMTLMHWRERHGGELTRIHIAQAQPLGEFDTWRQALPITLLDLTKPLDA, from the coding sequence ATGACGCCCTGGTTGACCGTAGTGGGCATCGGCGAAGACGGCTTCAAGGGCCTGGGCCGCACCGCCCGACATGCTTTGCTGCGGGCGTCGCGCATTGTTGGCAGCGCTCGGCAGTTGGCGCTGTTGCCACCGTGTATTGGCGGCGAACGGGAGCTGTGGCCCAGTCCGTTTTCCCTGGAGCCGCTGCTGGCCCGTCGGGGCGAGGCGGTGTGCGTGTTGGCGAGCGGCGATCCAATGTTCTACGGCGTCGGCGCCAGTCTCGCTAAACAGATTCCGGGCGGCCAGATGCTGGTTATCCCGGCGCCATCGTCCTGTTCGCTGGCAGCAGCGCGCATGGGTTGGCCGTTGCAGGATGTGATGACCCTGTCGCTGGTGGCGCGCCCCTTGGCCGTACTCAATGCCCACTTATCCACCGGCGTCAGGCTGTTGCTGCTGAGCAATGACCGCCACGGCCCTGCCGCCGTGGCGACGTTGCTGCGCGAGCGGGGGTTCGGCCCAAGCGCCATGACCGTGCTGGAACATCTGGGAGGTGCGGCGGAACGACGGATCGACGGTAGCGCCGCGCAATGGTCCGATGGCACCGTCGCCGACCTGAACCTGATCGCCGTCGAATGCCGGGCCGAACCGTCGACGCCGCGCCTGTCACGCCTGGCCGGTTTGCCGGACAGCGCGTTCGAGCATGACGGCCAGTTGACCAAACGCGACGTGCGCGCCATCACCCTCGCCCGCCTCGCCCCGACCCCCGGCGAGTTGCTCTGGGATGTCGGCGCCGGTAGCGGCTCCATCGGCATCGAATGGATGCGCACACACCCCAGTTGCCGAGCCCTGGCTATCGAAGCCGACGCAGGCCGGCAAGGCTTGATCGAACGCAACCGCGACACCCTCGGCGTGCCCGGCCTGCAACTGATTCGCGGCAGTGCCCCACAGGCGCTGGACAACCTGGAGCGTCCGGACGCAGTGTTCATCGGTGGCGGCGTCACCCGCGAAGGCGTGCTCGACGCCTGCTGGGCCCAACTCAAGCCCGGCGGTCGACTGGTCGCCAACGCCGTGACCCTGCAAAGCGAAATGACCCTGATGCACTGGCGCGAACGTCATGGCGGTGAACTAACCCGCATCCACATCGCCCAGGCCCAGCCGTTGGGCGAATTCGACACCTGGCGCCAGGCCTTGCCGATTACCTTGCTGGACCTGACGAAACCTCTCGATGCGTGA
- a CDS encoding DUF2946 domain-containing protein — MSQTRGSWISLFAMLMIFIGPLISQSMPMDQRMPASMNMSMSMDMSMDMPAGVHAEHEASTDEHCPPQREHHALWEKCGYCSLLFNCPALTGGQGFATFETPLANTYTAPSPRLGHARTAFFPGARTRAPPLDA; from the coding sequence ATGAGCCAGACACGCGGCAGCTGGATCAGCCTGTTCGCCATGCTGATGATCTTTATCGGTCCGCTGATTTCCCAGTCGATGCCGATGGATCAGCGCATGCCTGCGAGCATGAACATGAGCATGTCGATGGACATGAGCATGGACATGCCGGCGGGAGTCCACGCCGAACATGAGGCCTCAACCGACGAACACTGCCCGCCCCAGCGCGAGCACCACGCACTGTGGGAAAAGTGTGGCTATTGCAGCCTGCTGTTCAACTGTCCGGCGCTGACTGGCGGCCAGGGCTTCGCCACCTTTGAAACACCACTGGCCAACACCTACACCGCCCCCTCCCCGCGCCTGGGCCATGCCCGCACCGCATTCTTCCCGGGTGCCCGCACCCGCGCACCGCCCCTCGACGCGTAA
- a CDS encoding cobalt-precorrin-5B (C(1))-methyltransferase, with the protein MRDETAEQPAPLRSGLTTGSCATATSLAAARLLLRGTEADAVEIVLPKGKQVQMRLEFCRLTEQGAEAGTIKDAGDDPDVTHGALLFSQVRLIAEPGVRFVAGRGVGTVTRPGLVLGVGEPAINPVPRKMINDHLGRLAEESGYAGGFEVTVNVEDGEALALKTMNPRLGILGGLSILGTSGIVRPFSCAAYIASIHQGIDVAKTNGYLHIAACTGNASEDTMRRVYDLPEIALIEMGDFVGAVLKHVRKVPVEKLSLCGGFGKISKLAAGHMDLHSRHSSIDLPQLAEWAAAIGADEVLQQGIRDANTSQQALAMASAAGVALGDAVCEHALAFARSVVPAQVQVEVFAIDRQGGIVGHAGGFQ; encoded by the coding sequence ATGCGTGACGAAACCGCCGAACAACCCGCCCCCCTGCGCAGCGGCCTGACTACCGGCAGTTGCGCCACGGCCACCAGCCTGGCGGCGGCCCGTTTGCTGCTGCGCGGCACCGAAGCCGACGCCGTGGAAATCGTACTGCCCAAGGGCAAGCAGGTGCAGATGCGTCTGGAGTTCTGTCGCCTGACCGAACAAGGCGCCGAGGCCGGGACGATCAAGGACGCAGGCGATGACCCGGACGTGACCCACGGTGCCCTGCTGTTTTCCCAGGTGCGCCTGATCGCCGAACCCGGCGTGCGTTTCGTCGCCGGTCGCGGCGTAGGCACAGTGACACGACCGGGGTTGGTGCTGGGTGTCGGTGAGCCGGCGATCAACCCGGTGCCACGTAAAATGATCAACGATCACCTGGGCCGCCTGGCCGAGGAAAGCGGTTATGCCGGTGGTTTCGAAGTCACGGTCAATGTCGAGGACGGCGAAGCCCTGGCGCTGAAAACCATGAACCCGCGACTGGGCATCCTCGGCGGCCTGTCGATCCTCGGCACCAGCGGCATCGTCCGGCCATTCTCCTGCGCGGCCTACATCGCCTCGATCCACCAGGGCATCGACGTGGCGAAGACCAACGGTTACCTGCACATCGCCGCGTGCACCGGCAATGCCAGCGAAGACACCATGCGCCGGGTCTACGACCTGCCGGAAATCGCCCTGATCGAAATGGGCGACTTCGTCGGCGCCGTGCTCAAACATGTGCGCAAGGTGCCGGTGGAAAAACTCAGCCTCTGCGGCGGCTTCGGCAAGATCAGCAAACTCGCCGCCGGCCACATGGACCTGCACAGCCGTCACTCGAGCATCGACCTGCCGCAACTGGCCGAATGGGCGGCCGCCATCGGGGCCGATGAGGTTTTGCAGCAGGGCATCCGAGACGCCAACACCAGCCAACAGGCCCTGGCGATGGCCAGCGCCGCCGGCGTCGCCCTCGGCGATGCGGTGTGCGAGCACGCGCTGGCCTTCGCTCGCAGCGTGGTACCGGCCCAGGTCCAGGTCGAAGTCTTCGCCATCGACCGCCAGGGTGGGATCGTCGGTCACGCCGGAGGCTTCCAATGA
- a CDS encoding cobalt-precorrin-6A reductase, which translates to MKRILLLGGVTEALAIARTLGPNHIYSLAGIGRVPTDLTCQVRVGGYGGAEGLAQFIRDQGIDLLLDATHPYAAQISHNAAHAARACGIPCWALRRPAWQPQAGDDWREVADWAELIQALQPFRRPLFTLGREPLQHLHEIPPEQFWTLRALDVYPGNERCEVIGARGPFHLEDERELFERRKIDVLISKNSGSTATEPKLEVARERGVPVLVLRRPVLAGVDREFGEINEMLDALFVQNGF; encoded by the coding sequence ATGAAACGCATCCTGCTGCTCGGTGGCGTCACCGAAGCCCTGGCCATCGCCCGCACCCTGGGACCCAATCACATCTACAGCCTGGCTGGCATCGGTCGCGTCCCCACCGACCTGACCTGCCAGGTCCGCGTCGGCGGCTACGGCGGCGCCGAAGGCCTGGCGCAATTCATTCGTGACCAAGGCATCGACCTGCTGCTGGACGCCACCCACCCCTACGCCGCGCAAATCAGCCACAACGCCGCCCACGCCGCCCGCGCCTGCGGCATTCCCTGCTGGGCCCTGCGCCGTCCGGCCTGGCAGCCCCAGGCCGGGGATGACTGGCGCGAAGTGGCCGATTGGGCCGAACTGATCCAGGCCCTGCAACCCTTCCGCCGCCCGCTGTTCACCCTCGGCCGCGAACCGCTGCAACACCTGCACGAAATCCCACCGGAGCAATTCTGGACCCTGCGCGCCCTGGACGTTTACCCCGGCAATGAACGCTGCGAAGTCATCGGCGCCCGTGGGCCGTTTCACCTCGAAGACGAGCGCGAACTGTTCGAACGCCGGAAGATCGATGTGCTGATCAGCAAGAACAGCGGGAGCACGGCCACTGAGCCGAAGCTGGAGGTGGCGCGGGAGCGGGGGGTGCCGGTGTTGGTTTTGCGGCGGCCGGTGTTGGCGGGGGTGGATCGGGAGTTTGGAGAGATCAATGAAATGCTGGACGCTTTATTCGTACAAAACGGGTTCTGA
- a CDS encoding addiction module antidote protein: protein MTEEFTRFDAATYLKTPEEMAAYLDACFEEDAGDGVLVRAALNDIARAKGMTQIARDAGLGRESLYKALGSTGNPEFTTIMKVMKALGLRLHATAI from the coding sequence ATGACTGAAGAATTCACACGTTTCGATGCAGCCACCTACCTCAAGACGCCTGAGGAAATGGCCGCTTATCTGGATGCCTGTTTTGAAGAGGATGCGGGTGACGGCGTACTGGTTCGGGCAGCTCTTAACGATATTGCCAGGGCAAAGGGCATGACGCAGATTGCTCGTGATGCAGGCCTGGGACGAGAGAGTCTTTACAAAGCACTGGGAAGTACGGGCAATCCGGAGTTCACAACTATCATGAAAGTCATGAAAGCTTTGGGCTTGAGGTTACATGCGACGGCCATTTGA
- the cobG gene encoding precorrin-3B synthase — protein MNERPSANVIRPSGCPGLLRVVQALDGGICRIKLDGGAIQADQAEAVAAVAERFAGGVIEATNRANLQIRGIGPGHDALIEPLLAAGLGPRKPAGDDVRNLMLSPAAGIDRQMLFDTRPLAEQILVTLQTHERFHELSAKFAVQLDGGEALAMLEHHHDLWLSALVRNGEPWLAFGLAGTPRDKPAGRVPLAQGHALVVAVLELFLDLARPDQIRMRHLLADVSVDEFMTRLARRVPVQACLDWQRDGAIDGLHLGVHPQHDDRVYVGAAAPLGRLDAVMLRGAAQLAREKGDASLRFSPWQSLLLPNVRRADADEVLARLEGLGLLGSSEQPLAQLIACTGSSGCGKALADTKADARQLAELLQRQGQTLKVHLSGCPRSCAAAHVAPATLLAVAPGRYDLYFRDATLPGFGALQAHNLTIEALGHWLDARPRSPLDA, from the coding sequence TTGAACGAACGTCCATCCGCCAACGTCATCCGCCCCTCGGGTTGCCCGGGGTTGCTGCGTGTCGTCCAGGCGCTGGACGGGGGGATCTGCCGGATCAAGCTCGATGGCGGTGCCATCCAGGCGGATCAGGCCGAGGCCGTGGCGGCGGTGGCCGAGCGGTTCGCCGGTGGGGTGATCGAGGCGACCAACCGGGCCAACCTGCAAATCCGCGGGATCGGCCCCGGGCATGACGCGCTGATCGAGCCGTTGCTGGCCGCCGGGCTTGGCCCGCGCAAGCCGGCGGGTGATGACGTGCGCAACCTGATGCTCAGCCCCGCGGCCGGGATCGACCGGCAGATGCTGTTCGACACCCGTCCGTTGGCCGAGCAGATCCTCGTCACCCTGCAAACCCATGAACGCTTCCATGAACTGTCGGCCAAGTTCGCCGTGCAACTGGACGGCGGAGAAGCGTTGGCGATGCTCGAACATCACCACGACTTGTGGCTTTCGGCCCTTGTCCGTAACGGCGAGCCCTGGCTGGCCTTCGGCTTGGCCGGCACCCCGCGGGATAAACCGGCGGGCAGGGTGCCCCTGGCCCAGGGGCATGCCTTGGTGGTGGCGGTGCTGGAGTTGTTCCTCGACTTGGCCCGCCCGGACCAGATCCGCATGCGCCACTTGCTGGCTGACGTCTCTGTGGATGAATTCATGACCCGGCTGGCCCGCCGCGTGCCCGTGCAAGCGTGCCTGGATTGGCAGCGGGATGGGGCCATCGATGGACTGCACCTCGGCGTCCATCCCCAGCACGACGACCGTGTCTACGTCGGCGCGGCGGCGCCCCTGGGCCGGCTCGATGCGGTCATGCTGCGGGGGGCCGCGCAACTGGCGCGGGAGAAGGGCGACGCGAGCCTGCGTTTCAGCCCTTGGCAAAGCCTGCTGCTGCCCAACGTGCGCCGCGCGGATGCCGACGAAGTGCTGGCGCGGCTTGAGGGGTTGGGGCTGTTAGGTTCGAGCGAGCAACCCCTGGCGCAACTCATCGCCTGCACTGGCTCCAGTGGCTGCGGCAAAGCCTTGGCCGACACCAAGGCCGACGCCCGCCAACTGGCCGAGCTACTGCAACGCCAGGGCCAAACCCTGAAGGTTCATCTGTCCGGCTGCCCGCGTTCCTGCGCGGCGGCCCACGTCGCGCCTGCCACCTTGCTGGCGGTCGCCCCCGGTCGTTACGACCTGTATTTTCGCGATGCCACGTTGCCGGGTTTCGGCGCGTTGCAGGCACACAATCTGACTATTGAAGCGCTCGGCCACTGGCTCGACGCTCGCCCCCGGAGCCCCCTTGATGCTTGA
- a CDS encoding DUF2946 domain-containing protein produces the protein MSRQRLAFAWIACFAVLFNMLAMPLSNSGGATANSPAEQLLWGSFCSSSGTKMVAISLGKLEQGAPQKDNHSTMQHCWCCAGTASLVALTGHAPQLYLDARLDHRGIVQSKLDNPTPRQQWPSLNPRASPLV, from the coding sequence ATGTCCCGACAACGGCTTGCATTTGCCTGGATCGCCTGCTTCGCAGTGCTGTTCAACATGCTTGCCATGCCGCTTTCCAACAGCGGTGGCGCGACTGCCAATTCGCCAGCCGAGCAACTGCTGTGGGGCAGTTTCTGCTCGTCCAGCGGCACGAAAATGGTCGCGATTTCCCTGGGCAAGCTCGAACAGGGCGCGCCACAGAAAGACAATCACTCGACGATGCAGCATTGCTGGTGCTGCGCCGGCACCGCGTCGCTGGTGGCACTCACCGGCCATGCCCCGCAACTGTACCTGGATGCCCGGCTCGATCATCGCGGCATCGTCCAATCGAAACTCGATAACCCCACGCCCCGCCAACAATGGCCAAGCCTCAATCCCCGCGCCTCGCCCCTGGTCTGA
- a CDS encoding TonB-dependent copper receptor encodes MSRFSAGIALGSAQVRCPLNEPRVRLRQTIAALCGLLLTPLALADEHEHHDHQVDELSPTVITAIAPSSPLTVVTNPKDPRQPVPASDGGDYLKTIPGFALVRNGGTNGDPVLRGMFGSRLNILTNGSMLLGACPGRMDAPTSYISPETYDKLTVIKGPQTVLWGPGASAGTVLFEREPEQFGELGTRVNASVLAGSNGRFDKVVDAAAGGPLGYVRVIGNTAHSDDYRDGNNDTVPSRYDKWNGDVTLGWTPDADTLLELTAGKGDGEARYAGRGMDGSQFKRESLGLRFERSNIGQVLDKVEAQVYYNYADHVMDNYTLRTPSGTGMMAGPMASNVDRRTLGARIKATWRWADVQLISGLDAQTNEHRQRSSMGVDTYKDLPYTKDADFHNYGVFGELTWYAADRDRVITGARLDRAAAKDYRQSIGSGMSARPNPTADDTRADTLPSGFVRYEHDLDDSPTTLYAGVGHAQRFPDYWELFSPNVGPSGSLNAFDAIKPEKTTQLDFGLQYKTETLEAWASGYVGQVRDYILFDYTPGMMGTTSRAENIDARIMGGELGAAYKLSERWKADATLAYAWGKNSSDGSALAQMPPLDARLGLTYSEDRWSAGALWRVVAAQHRVDENKGNVVGKDYGKSSGFGVFSLNGAYRINQHWKVSSGVDNLFGKAYAEHLNLAGNAGFGYPASDPQAINEPGRTLWTKVDMSF; translated from the coding sequence ATGTCCAGGTTTTCTGCTGGCATCGCGTTGGGCTCTGCCCAGGTTCGCTGCCCCCTGAACGAGCCACGGGTTCGTTTGCGCCAAACCATCGCCGCCCTGTGCGGCCTGCTGCTCACGCCTCTCGCGCTGGCCGACGAGCACGAGCATCACGACCATCAGGTCGACGAACTGAGCCCGACGGTCATCACCGCCATCGCCCCCAGCTCGCCGCTGACCGTCGTCACCAACCCCAAGGACCCGCGCCAACCGGTGCCGGCCAGTGATGGCGGCGACTACCTCAAGACCATTCCGGGCTTTGCCCTGGTGCGCAACGGCGGCACCAATGGCGACCCGGTGCTGCGTGGCATGTTCGGCTCACGGCTGAACATCCTCACCAACGGCAGCATGCTGTTGGGTGCTTGCCCAGGCCGGATGGACGCCCCGACCTCCTATATCTCGCCAGAAACCTACGACAAGCTCACCGTCATCAAAGGCCCGCAAACCGTGCTCTGGGGCCCCGGCGCCTCGGCCGGGACCGTGCTGTTCGAGCGAGAGCCGGAACAGTTCGGCGAGTTGGGCACCCGGGTCAACGCCAGTGTGCTGGCCGGCTCCAATGGCCGTTTCGACAAAGTGGTGGATGCCGCCGCCGGTGGCCCGCTGGGCTATGTACGGGTGATCGGCAACACCGCCCATTCGGACGACTACCGCGACGGCAATAACGACACCGTGCCGTCGCGCTATGACAAGTGGAATGGCGACGTCACCCTTGGCTGGACGCCGGACGCCGACACCTTGCTGGAATTGACGGCCGGCAAGGGCGACGGTGAAGCGCGCTACGCCGGACGCGGCATGGACGGCTCACAGTTCAAGCGCGAAAGCCTCGGGCTGCGTTTCGAGCGCTCGAACATCGGCCAGGTGCTGGACAAGGTCGAGGCCCAGGTCTACTACAACTACGCCGACCACGTGATGGACAACTACACGCTGCGCACGCCGTCCGGCACCGGGATGATGGCCGGGCCCATGGCTTCCAACGTCGACCGCCGCACCCTCGGCGCGCGCATCAAGGCCACCTGGCGCTGGGCCGATGTGCAATTGATCAGCGGCCTGGACGCCCAGACCAACGAGCATCGCCAACGCAGCAGCATGGGCGTCGACACCTACAAGGACCTGCCGTACACCAAGGACGCTGACTTCCACAACTACGGGGTGTTCGGCGAACTGACCTGGTACGCCGCCGACCGCGACCGGGTGATCACCGGTGCCCGGCTCGACCGCGCCGCGGCCAAGGATTACCGCCAGAGCATCGGTTCCGGCATGTCGGCCCGCCCCAACCCCACCGCCGACGACACTCGCGCCGACACGCTGCCCAGCGGTTTTGTCCGCTACGAGCACGACCTGGACGACAGCCCCACCACCCTCTACGCAGGCGTCGGTCACGCCCAGCGCTTCCCGGACTACTGGGAGTTGTTCTCGCCGAACGTCGGCCCCAGCGGTTCGTTGAATGCCTTCGACGCGATCAAGCCGGAGAAAACCACCCAGCTCGACTTCGGCCTGCAGTACAAGACCGAAACCCTCGAAGCCTGGGCGTCGGGTTATGTCGGCCAGGTGCGCGACTACATCCTCTTCGACTACACCCCCGGGATGATGGGCACCACCTCCCGGGCCGAGAACATCGATGCGCGGATCATGGGCGGTGAATTGGGTGCGGCCTACAAGCTGAGCGAGCGCTGGAAAGCCGACGCCACCCTGGCCTACGCCTGGGGCAAGAACAGCAGCGACGGCAGCGCCCTGGCGCAAATGCCGCCGCTGGACGCACGCCTGGGCCTGACCTACAGCGAAGACCGCTGGAGCGCCGGTGCCCTGTGGCGGGTGGTGGCGGCGCAACACCGTGTCGATGAAAACAAGGGCAACGTGGTGGGCAAGGACTACGGCAAAAGCTCGGGCTTCGGCGTGTTCTCGCTCAACGGTGCCTATCGCATCAATCAACACTGGAAGGTCAGCAGCGGCGTCGACAACCTGTTCGGCAAAGCCTACGCCGAACACTTGAACCTGGCCGGCAACGCCGGGTTCGGCTACCCGGCGAGCGACCCGCAGGCTATCAACGAACCGGGGCGCACGCTCTGGACCAAGGTGGACATGAGTTTCTAA
- a CDS encoding type II toxin-antitoxin system RelE/ParE family toxin has protein sequence MIEFEQSRVFSTWLDGLKDIAGKARIIARLRSAEHGNFGDCEPVGNAVYEMRIHSGPGYRVYFSRQGSVLYLLLVGGDKSTQKRDIARAVQMAQTMGNEE, from the coding sequence ATGATCGAATTTGAACAGTCCCGAGTATTCTCAACCTGGCTTGACGGGTTGAAGGACATTGCTGGGAAAGCTCGCATCATTGCCAGGCTCCGATCGGCAGAGCATGGGAATTTTGGTGATTGCGAGCCGGTGGGTAACGCAGTGTATGAGATGCGTATTCACTCGGGTCCTGGCTACAGAGTGTACTTCTCCCGTCAAGGCTCCGTGCTTTATTTGCTGCTTGTGGGAGGTGACAAATCGACTCAGAAACGGGATATCGCACGCGCTGTTCAAATGGCGCAAACCATGGGTAATGAGGAGTGA
- a CDS encoding copper chaperone PCu(A)C, with amino-acid sequence MLNRLILLAALLLPIGFAQAHQYKAGDLEIAHPWSQELPPNAPTVAAYFVIHNGGTSDDKLLSVDSPIAGKAELHEHVMQNDLMKMQPVSDVDIAPGATVTFAPMAYHVMLLDLKDRSLLSDGKRFPMTLHFEKAGDVTVEVAVQKKAPDGTKTHMHAQ; translated from the coding sequence ATGTTGAACAGACTTATCCTGCTGGCTGCCCTATTGCTTCCCATCGGCTTTGCCCAAGCTCACCAGTACAAGGCAGGCGATCTTGAAATCGCCCACCCGTGGTCTCAAGAGTTGCCGCCCAATGCGCCGACCGTGGCCGCGTATTTCGTCATCCACAACGGCGGCACCAGCGACGACAAGCTGCTCAGCGTCGACTCACCCATCGCCGGCAAGGCCGAGCTCCATGAGCATGTGATGCAAAACGACCTGATGAAAATGCAACCGGTATCCGACGTCGATATCGCCCCGGGTGCGACTGTCACCTTCGCGCCGATGGCGTATCACGTGATGCTGCTGGATTTGAAGGACCGCAGCCTGCTCAGCGACGGCAAGCGCTTCCCCATGACCCTGCATTTCGAAAAAGCCGGCGATGTCACGGTCGAGGTTGCGGTGCAGAAAAAAGCGCCCGACGGCACCAAGACACACATGCACGCCCAGTAG
- a CDS encoding zeta toxin family protein — MSHTQSYTYTPAQVTAAYDEIIATLLDGVTTETIPKMLITAGSQGSGKTYLLEKSLLPSKRYDNYVRLYLPEYREKHPQYAQMSKHGVLHAYEHTEAFVREVGSKIFEKAFNDKYNIIMECAFDSLDFAAFPPTATAAGYQFETHIIACKKEFAHLSSIKRALKSLENQEMERFVSLAALNTSLSNAQATILAFETAAKAVSGSQIFLYERGFGQLKERVLRAQSTYTLDANGTSIITGPKVVYASAFENIVNNRLHLIGDREEMVKACHLALHKVQANAEHVPDSVVSDLYAYILKYVYR; from the coding sequence ATGTCACACACACAGAGCTACACCTACACCCCGGCACAGGTCACCGCCGCGTACGATGAAATCATTGCCACGCTGTTGGACGGCGTCACCACCGAGACGATCCCCAAGATGTTGATTACCGCCGGATCGCAAGGCTCGGGCAAGACCTATCTGCTGGAAAAAAGTCTGCTGCCCTCCAAGCGCTACGACAACTACGTACGCCTGTATCTGCCCGAGTACCGGGAAAAACATCCGCAATACGCGCAGATGAGCAAGCACGGCGTGCTGCACGCCTATGAACATACGGAAGCATTTGTCCGGGAAGTCGGCTCGAAAATCTTCGAGAAGGCGTTCAATGACAAGTACAACATCATCATGGAATGTGCGTTCGACAGCTTGGATTTTGCCGCATTTCCACCGACGGCGACGGCCGCCGGGTATCAGTTCGAGACCCACATCATTGCCTGCAAAAAAGAGTTCGCGCATCTGTCGAGTATCAAGCGGGCACTCAAAAGCCTGGAAAACCAGGAAATGGAAAGGTTTGTCTCACTGGCAGCGCTGAATACGAGCTTGAGTAACGCCCAGGCAACCATCCTCGCTTTCGAGACGGCGGCCAAAGCGGTCAGCGGCTCGCAGATTTTCCTGTATGAGCGGGGGTTCGGTCAGTTGAAAGAACGGGTCCTGCGCGCTCAAAGCACCTATACCCTGGATGCGAATGGTACTTCGATCATCACTGGCCCCAAGGTGGTGTATGCCAGTGCTTTCGAGAACATCGTCAATAATCGCCTGCACCTTATTGGCGACCGTGAAGAAATGGTGAAGGCATGTCACCTGGCATTGCATAAAGTCCAGGCTAATGCTGAACATGTGCCGGACTCTGTCGTCAGCGATTTGTATGCGTATATTCTTAAGTATGTTTATCGGTAG